GCGCTTCACGCAGCATCGGCCAGTTGTTCGGGTCGTGATAGCGCAGGAATGCCTTGTGCAGGCGCCGACGACGCTCGCCCTTGACGATCTCTACGCCGTCGCTCTTGTAGGTGACCTTGCGTAGCGGGTTCTTGCCCGAGTGGTACATGGCGGTGGCGGTGGCCATCGGCGACGGGTAGAACGCCTGTACCTGGTCGGCGCGGAAACCGCTGCGCTTGAGCCACAGGGCAAGGTTCATCATGTCTTCGTCGCTGGTGCCCGGGTGCGCCGCGATGAAGTACGGGATCAGGTACTGCTCCTTGCCCGCTTCCTTGGAGAACTTTTCGAACATGCGCTTGAAAGCGTCATAGGTGCCGATGCCCGGCTTCATCATCTTCGACAGCGGGCCTTCCTCGGTATGCTCCGGGGCTATTTTCAGGTAGCCGCCGACGTGGTGGGTCACCAGTTCCTTGACGTACTCCGGGGACTCCACGGCGAGGTCATAGCGCAGGCCCGAAGCAATGAGGATTTTCTTCACGCCCGGCAGGTCGCGGGCACGGCGATACAACTGGATCAGCGAGGAGTGATCGGTGTTGAGGTTCTCGCAGATGCCCGGCCAGACGCAGGAAGGCTTGCGGCAGTGACGCTCGATTTCCGGGTCCTTGCAGGCGATGCGGTACATGTTCGCCGTCGGCCCGCCGAGGTCGGAGATGACGCCGGTGAAACCAGGCACCTTGTCCCGTATCTCCTCGATCTCGCGGATGATCGAGTCTTCAGAGCGGTTCTGGATGATCCGACCTTCATGCTCGGTGATGGAGCAGAAGGTGCAGCCGCCAAAACAGCCACGCATGATGTTCACCGAAAAACGGATCATCTCGTAGGCCGGAATCTTCTCGCCGGCGTAGGCCGGATGCGGCACGCGGGCATACTGCAGACCGAAGACGTAGTCCATTTCCTCGGTAGTCAGTGGAATGGGCGGCGGGTTGAACCAGACATCGGTTTCGCCATGACGCTGCACCATCGCGCGGGCGTTGCCTGGGTTGGTCTCCAGGTGCAGGACACGGTTGGCGTGAGCATAGAGCACCGGGTCGCTCTTCACTTTTTCGAAGGATGGCAGGCGGATCACCGTGCGCTCGCGCTCCAGGCGCGGGTTCGGCAGCAGTTGCACAACCCTGGCTTCGTTCGGATCGTCCTGCGGCCCCTTTTCCTGCTCGATGGCACAGGCAGCGGTGTCCTGGGTGTTCACATAGGGGTTAATGATCTTGTCGACCTTGCCCGGACGGTCGATGCGGGTGGAGTCCAGTTCGAACCAGCCTTCAGGCGTATCGCGGCGCACGAAGGCGGTGCCGCGCACGTCGGTGATCGACTCGATGGGCTCGCCGGCAGACAGGCGCTGGGCCACTTCCACCACAGCGCGCTCGGCATTGCCGAAAAGCAGGATGTCGGCCTTGGCGTCCATCAGAATCGAATGACGAACCTTGTCCTGCCAGTAGTCGTAGTGGGCGATGCGGCGCAGCGAGGCTTCGATGCCTCCGAGCACGATCGGCACGCCCTTGTAGGCTTCGCGGCAGCGCTGGCTGTAGACCATGCTGGCGCGGTCCGGGCGCTTGCCGGCCTTGCCGCCGGGGGTATAGGCATCGTCGGAGCGGATTTTCCGGTCGGCGGTATAGCGGTTGATCATCGAGTCCATGTTGCCGGCCGCAACGCCGAAGAACAGGTTCGGCTTGCCGAGCTTCATGAAGTCGTCTTTCGACTGCCAGTCGGGCTGCGCGATGATTCCAACACGGAAGCCCTGGGCCTCGAGCAGGCGCCCGATGATAGCCATGCCGAACGACGGATGGTCAACGTAGGCATCACCGGTGACGATGATGATGTCGCAGGAATCCCAGCCCAACTGATCCATCTCTTCCCGGCTCATTGGCAGGAAGGGCGCCGGGCCGAAACACTCGGCCCAGAACTTGGGATAGTCGAACAGCGGTTTGGCGGCTTGCATCACGGGCACCGGGTATCTCGAAGTTAGGTATCGCGGAAAAACGCGGGCGCGGAATATAGCACAAAAAGTGTACAAATCCGACCAGCGAACTCAGATTTAGCCAGCGCGCTACAGTTTGTCAGCGCCATCATCTGGCTATACTTGAGCCATCATCTGCAGTGCGCGCCTTGGTCTCCGCCAGGCACAGGGAGTGAGTGTCGTGCGTCATGTCTTCGTGCTGTTGCTCGCTCTGCTGGCCGGCCACGCCGCCGCAGTCGAGCTGAATTCGAACGCCAGTGGCGCCTGGCTCAATGGCAGCCTGGAACTCCTTGAGGATAGCAGCGGCAGGATGTCGCTCGACGAGGCAGCGGCCAGCCGAGGCTTCATGCCGGCCAACGGTCGCACCAGTGTCGGTCAGAGCTCCAGCGCGTGGTGGCTGCGCCTGGATTTTGACCGCCGGCAGCCCCCTCCCGGTGGCTGGTGGCTGGAGGTAGACGCGGTCAACCTGAAAGACCTGCGGCTCTACCTGCCCGATGACCTGGGGCGCTATCGCGAACTGCGCTCCGGCGAGTCCGTTCCCTTTTCCGCCGGCCGCGACCGCGACTACCGGCGCCCGCTGTTCCGCCTGCCGGATGGC
The Pseudomonas triclosanedens DNA segment above includes these coding regions:
- a CDS encoding YgiQ family radical SAM protein encodes the protein MQAAKPLFDYPKFWAECFGPAPFLPMSREEMDQLGWDSCDIIIVTGDAYVDHPSFGMAIIGRLLEAQGFRVGIIAQPDWQSKDDFMKLGKPNLFFGVAAGNMDSMINRYTADRKIRSDDAYTPGGKAGKRPDRASMVYSQRCREAYKGVPIVLGGIEASLRRIAHYDYWQDKVRHSILMDAKADILLFGNAERAVVEVAQRLSAGEPIESITDVRGTAFVRRDTPEGWFELDSTRIDRPGKVDKIINPYVNTQDTAACAIEQEKGPQDDPNEARVVQLLPNPRLERERTVIRLPSFEKVKSDPVLYAHANRVLHLETNPGNARAMVQRHGETDVWFNPPPIPLTTEEMDYVFGLQYARVPHPAYAGEKIPAYEMIRFSVNIMRGCFGGCTFCSITEHEGRIIQNRSEDSIIREIEEIRDKVPGFTGVISDLGGPTANMYRIACKDPEIERHCRKPSCVWPGICENLNTDHSSLIQLYRRARDLPGVKKILIASGLRYDLAVESPEYVKELVTHHVGGYLKIAPEHTEEGPLSKMMKPGIGTYDAFKRMFEKFSKEAGKEQYLIPYFIAAHPGTSDEDMMNLALWLKRSGFRADQVQAFYPSPMATATAMYHSGKNPLRKVTYKSDGVEIVKGERRRRLHKAFLRYHDPNNWPMLREALKEMGRADLIGNGKHHLIPTHQPTGDGSYQSARRKNSTPVGSKKTGKPLLTQHTGLPPRASDGSKPWNKAAEDKATGYAKGKKRTTKRQPNIPR